The Megalobrama amblycephala isolate DHTTF-2021 linkage group LG18, ASM1881202v1, whole genome shotgun sequence genome segment AAAGATCCACATTTTCTGCCtgagaaatgtcttatttttaatcatataatcacaattaaaataataagaCACTATATAGAGCTGTTACTAATCAACTTAAAAACTGTAATCAATTGAAAAACTCCAATCAAATTAATGATGTTAACAAAGAAATCAGACAATGCAATGACAATTTAGCGATATCCCCGCAGGTGTGGTCTTGAAATAAAATCCCGTGACCTTTTAGTCTGAGACCAAGTCAAGACCAAGACCTTCAAAAAAATGGTCTTAAGACCGGTCTCGAGTACTACAACACtaatacacacataaacacacacaaacttttcTGTTAGATGTGagttaatcgatttgacagcactaattataaatatatttggaTAAATTCAAAAACCACTAAAATCCACAAAGTCAATTTTGACAGTTTGTGTATCGTTGTTGCTGAATTTCAAATTCAAGTCCCTAAAATGACTCTGAACAATTTTGAATCATCTCAAACAACATCAGAAACCACGGCTGATATGACTTTCAGTGCATACTGCAAACACAGTAAGAGTGGCGTTACAGTAGTGTGACGCAAATGAAAGTTGTCTGTTATGAGAGTCTTTCTCTCTAGTCATATTCAACATTCTGTCAAGGGAACTTCAGCCTGTTCTCAAATGAAGCTCATCTAGCTCCATCTTGTGGTTATTGATGGTCTAACATTTACAGAGCATCCATTTTGTGGTTTGAACCTGACATGGATCCACACATTGAAACCTGTCCTGTAACATAAGCCACTTTTACACCGTTGGGCCTAACCATTCTCATTGCTTAACCGTTCCATCCCATGCCAATCCGGTACAGATATGGTTTAATTTCCACTGAAAATGGCTGATAACAGACGCTCTTTGAATGTAATACAAATGCATCAGTCATTGCTTTTATAACACAAGTGTTTACAGACAGTAAATAGCGACCGCGTTATAGAGGACGATCagataattgttttaattttattattaatttgtgtttacgtCACTCAAATAGTGCGCTTGGCCACAGCTTCACGGGCCTTATTGCTTTAATTCACCACAAATACAAGAACTCATTCCAGAAAACATATTGTCTGAAACCTCTTAAGCTGATAGTATGTTCATTTGTTCCCATATCACAACATgcttgtatatttttaaatacattaatgaCATGTGTCCATTCTACATCATCTTATTTagtttgttttgctttattttgtgattcattttcttgttttgtgtttgtttgtcttcTTTCAGTTAATTTATGAGCTCATCGCAGGCCATCCATGGACTTTCCTTCATTAACGTTGCATCGTCagcttttgttttttgacatgTTCCTCATGACATTGTGTTAACGGACCAAAGATCCTGATGGGAAGACAGAGAGATGCATTATGGGGACTGAATTGGTTCTTGTGTTGccacatttgttttgtttatgtttttttggGAGGGGGGTGAAGGTCATTTTTAACATCGCCCTCATCAACCCCATTTTACGGTTTCTGTtgtgtttttacagtttttttggTACTAACCATCTGCTCATTTGTCTTACAGTCAGGCCAATTTTGTGACGTACGTATTGAGTAGTACATGTTTCCCTTGCCAATGTACAGAAGTATTTAAGATCTGAGCCAAACTCATTAGCACACAGTGATGATACTAATGCACACATGTGTATGATTTTATTATATAAGCCTGCATGGGTATGGCTAAATAAAGCAGTCTTAAAGTTATTTTTGGTGCCGTTTTTAAAAGTACATGACAACAGATatgcaaattatattttttgtattgtaGAGCATATAAGGCTGTATGGTATTCAGATTATATTGTTTATCATGGAAGCCGTACTATTGAGGTAAAGACAACTTCTGGCAGATCTTCATTTGCTTAAGGGGCAATGTTGTATCAactgatattaaaaataaatactccCCCTGATTTCCTTGAACTGTTGGAATGTGCTTTGTGGTGTTGGgtatataaaatgtgttttttataatGTATAACTTCATTTTTAATAACTTCAGCAGGAAAATGAGCTGGCATCCACGGGTCCAGTTTCAGCCAAGAGCTGTAATTGTCTTAGTAGTAACTTCATTAGGGCTTTGGATGTAAAGTTGAAGTTCTCTGTGAAGCATAAATTCAATATCCTTCTCTGCCTCTGGTGTCGCTTCCACCTTCATGAACAATAGCGTTTCCATGTGTAATTCAAACCATTCTACTATATTACAATTACAATGAGGAGAAACATTTGGCAAAACACTAagacatttattaaatgtagtTTAATGGTAATTTAATCAATACGGTACACCTATAAttagtgtttatattcggactattttagACTGGTTCGGGTCGCCACCGCTGCGGAGTAGCCCAGTACCTGCGTGACTCGTCCtagacataaacagagagaagtagttccggctacaatgttcttccgcgcgacgcatgcagttttgtttatgAACTGCACCTTTGGCAAAATATGCAAACCTTATTTCGTCGTTTTTCCATACTAGCAGTCACTCTTTATGTCGGTCTGTGGTTTTTGCAAGTATTAAACGTATTAAAAAGAGCGTAACTctattggatcctcaaactgtcagtcaaaccttaTAACTCCGCCCCTCTCGTGAATGAAGTGTCGCACGCAGTTTGAAGcatctctgcttgtttgcagcgcaaggtaaataaagaactgatGTTAGagtaagtacagtgttttctttactcaTGAAATGCTGTCTGTAAAggttaatgttttatgtatttgaagaGTGGagaatgttaataataatataatgacacatGCAATTGTCTGACCATACATAAAGCTACAATTTTAGAAACGTAAAATATTCATGAAGCAATACATTTCTTTTGCCTGTGTCACAATTATGAGGTAAATCCGGCCTGGCTTATGCTCagcaaggctgtatttatttgattaaaaatgtatatgaaatactattaaagttttgtatttgaacaaatttaactctttccccgccactgatggaattttccgtcatttatgaCACAACGCTTCTGGGGGTTAGGGCTAGAAGGGGTCGAGCTACGGTCAGATTGTCCCTACTGGGCATGTGCatttagttcactttcaaatgaaaattagcccaagctttactcaccctcaagccatcctaggtgtatatgactttctgaggaacacaattggagatatattaataaatatcctgacgcatccaagctttaaaATGGCAGTAAGCAAGGATCAATGAgtttgagctgaagaaagtgcatccctccacatccatccatcataaacgtactccacacggctccggggggttaataaaggccttctgatgcgtttgtgtaagaaaaatatccatatttaacaatttatgCAGTACAATAGCTTCCAACCCAGTTTACACTTTTTTCATAAGTtgagtatatttaaaaatgtgtcacGTTTCCCTCtaaattaaaggggacctattatgcccccttttacaggatgtaaaataagtctctgatgtccccagagtgtgcatgtgaagttttagctcaaaataccttacagataattttttatagcatgttaaaattgccactttttgtaGTTGACCAAAAACGCGCCGTTTCAGtgtggtccctttaaatgcaaatgagctgctgtgctcggcttaagagggcggagcttcaaggcTCGTTCTCCCGTGTCAGGAGTCAGTCAGGATGCACAATAATGGAGATAGAACAGttatagtttagttcaattagttataacttatattgtcgtCTTGTTTTTATCTAATATATTCGTACAAGCCTGTTTACTGATGAGTTTTATAACGTTTATTGTACTACACAAAATATCACAGAAAATCTCTGTAAGCACTTAAaacagtgcaagtgtgcattaaaatattattcataaatgctctctctcccttgtattatcatcaacatacacagcgaagAACACAGAAACGCTTGTTACAGctaacattaaacaaatatataaagacctaaTGCCTTTTCTGGTGGTACTTAAACTTTATATCTgtaaatcaactccgatgaactgtaataaagtgctctcaccttcatcactgctgtatccagtatcactctggaggctgtaagctggatcacaaacagtttgtattgatctatccttgagtaacacATTTTCAGCACAACCTGTTacgtattgtccctttgtattgttcacaaagcagtccggtgtgaaatgattcgcgcagacataaacgaattttggtagagttgagggagcattttcttcgaaaacaaaatgaatccacctcgtcttcagcggctcagatttcaggagtaaatggagagagatatgtggattaatccatcccgCTACAGTACACCTAAACGCTTGGGAGACGTTCTtcaatggcggactgtgtacaactcaacggcagtgtctgtcaacattcgtgggcggagcctgtggctaatgtgacgtcacactaCCAGGAACCtgcaaacggcttgttctgagacactgcttatgatttatggggattaaaaaaaaaaaagcgggTGGATTTttgtagggtggttgtgtatgtccaaacaccatgtaaaagtgaattttgaataacaggtcccctttaaattctgTGATTAATTCCTGTGATTAGGTCATTTCAGACctgtattaatttaatttaggtttgaaacaacatgagggtcagtacatgatggcagaatttccttttttttttggatgaaccATTCTTATAAACTATATTCCGGTATGACGCTATAGTGACATTTGCtcagacacagaaagaaaactAAGAACACCACATGTAGTGTAAATCTGTTTTTATTGCATAGGACACCGTTTTCCAAACAACATAAAAAGCTGCTGTTTTTGCAAAAGTGTAAAGTCCCATTCAGAAAAGAAAATTTCCTTGTTTCATTTAAGAGGAACAGGAATTTGATATCTGTAGCTGCCTTAAAAAGGGTTGGGAGGTGTTTTTAGATAAAAACTAGAAAGAAAAAACCTCAATAACATCTGAATAGATTGTTATTTCCTCTTCACATTAATCCTGCAACGGGATTctttgaaaaatatgaaatgtcaAAAACCTTTTCTCAATATTGACATAAATACCATAAAGCATAAACTTCGTTACGGAATAACCAATTGGCCAACAAAAAGATTTCCGTTTAAGCACCGCAATTCTACTTCTGAATAACTTGATGTATGAAGatacacaaatataaaacacaaagtacaaaaataaaagaaaatgtaaagaAATCTCAAATATGATCAAAGTGCTGCATAAAGGTTTCATAAAAAGGAATAGAAAAGTGCATTGGCCGTCGTTGATCCACAGAATCACGTGTTAGCTTATTGACTGGACGAGGGCTGTAGAGGAGGACAGGGCGAGGTCATATCCTCCAGTCCATGTCTTCCTGTTCTCATTGGCGTGTCCTCATCATAAAGGCACCAGAGACCATCATAGAAGTCGTCCATGTCTTGGTCCCCGTCCGCTGTCTGTGCTCGTCCGGCGGGCTTTCTGTTCCCGTCTCCATCATCCCcatcctgcatgtcatgtcctcTGAACGCCAGCATGCTGGTGGCGTCTAAAATGTACACGGCGTTTGTGGGTAAGGAGAGCTGGAGGCTGGTCAGGTACTCGTCCACCATCTCCTTACAGCAGATGAACTCTGTGCTTTCGATCTAGAGTGAATGCAAACATGCATGTGAGTGAAATAATGCCAGAACTGCAACAGCACTGACAAAACACTTCATTAGCCATGTTTCCAGCCACCTATAAAAGGcgtttagatatttgtattgGTAAAGCAGGATAAAAATACTGAGAAGTATTCATTTTTTGCAATGCATGCAACATTTAATCccatgactttatgaatttaaGACTTTCTGCTCTGATTTAAGACCCTTTCAAGTGTAAATTAAGACTTTAGAAAACCTGTTAAATAGAACATGTTGTTGTTGCTTTCTTGATAGTGTAAGTAACATTTATCTAACCTGAAAAACGTGTCAACATTAAGTGTagctgaaatatatatttacaataaaaactgAGGACTTGATTTCAGCCAGGAACATTTacagatacagtacaacttactgaaacgtaTCAGGTCTCATGTAATCACTCAATCGGTGTTTCAACCGCgcaaagacgtcaataaaacagcttgagaacaACGTACACgcaacgtcacatttacctcagaaaagttAGTGAActcgttagtcagctagaaaatgtttgaacaaatctgtcatgaaaacaagttattacagccaccatttaaatgtttagattTCAACAAGAACTAGAGTAGAAACAGAATTATGTGCAATTTAAAAAGCTCAGTTTTTATTTGAGGGTTGGCTCATGAACaagttatattaattaattgattgattattaaattaaaaaagtttaattttggtttcagcaaaataattttttttgtgcatcACTAGCAGTTACCCATAATATTCCATCAAGCTTATTAAGTTATAttgatttatacaacagttctttctggttctcgaatctgatctCTCGGTCTTTCCAGTCATGTGATATTCTACCAATATCACCATGGGAACCGTTTCACTATTTGAATCACTGTGCTGTCAGCATTCTCACAGAGTGAGAAAATATGAGCAAACCCACcatatttttatagatactGCTGTTATTTTGTAACAGAATGtatttaagagtttttttaggCGCGTATTTAGATCTCAGATATGCGATTTCTATGTAAACATAGCGCccatttgaaaatttgtttagacgttttcagagatgtgagctccaggccgtcagcgaCCATTCAGTGCTCAAATACccacagagaacagcttcatctcggccagtcctTTGGGAATTTGCCGCTAGTtcttatgtagatagtggttaaacatgagctataattcattttgggtataTCAAAAGGGCAGTTTTTGGTcttattaatatattacttgttccagagctaatagatttggcttaagggctatattaagtttcataactttatatttgcTTTGAAATTAAATCCTTTACTAACTAGAGCTCTGCTTTTGTccgtttgcttgtgtttatttccaaTCTTACTTcttatactgttataatggctattgttgttcatttcaatattattgttcaataaataacattttatataaataacatgctGTATTTCTTGGTACTGAGATAGAGTCTGTATGATTTCgacttcagtgaaagttacattcatacgccattagatggcggcaaagactgtctttatgagtgagtcagtcgCAATGAGTTTTATATCGAAACGGACTGAAACAAGGacattgtttttactttaaacatcATCTAAcgagacgcaactgacaaatgcattgtttCAATGTAGCGACTCaacgttactagttctaaagtgacattttagaaTTACTAATGGAGGCTTGAGCTCAACTGTTAAACTTTAGATTTGAATCTGTGGCGGAAGAAAgtagttcctcacaaaagaggATTGTTAAGAACAATccattattattcttatttatttacgcACTTGTGccgttgaactgttgtataaatgcaatatcacactcgtagccgtgcgatatcgCTCTATTCGGCTAACctacagccgtgctgatatacagccatattgcaTGGCTACGAGTGCGATATTGCTCATGTATATGCTTCACTACCTGTGCTTTCCTCAGCAGGTCGGTAAAAACTGAGAACCAATCAGGCGTCAGTCTCTCCAACTCCAAAGTGATGATGGCCAAAGCCAATATGGAGCCCTTGAACTGCCAGAGCTGGTGGCAGGCCATACAGTGCTGCACCTGCCTGGTCCACAACGACGCCTGGAGGCAGGGCCTGTTCTGAGAGCCGGCCCACACCAGCTGGGGATGCCTGGACATCAACAGGCCATGGAACtggaggggaaaaaacaaaGCGCTTAACCAACGGAGACAACGCCACCAAAAACCCCAATCACTCACAGAGGCGTGGGTCTGTATCTGTACTCCTTCGACATGGTTTGTGTGTTAACCTCTTCATGAGTGGGCTGTAAAAATGTGCCGTGTTCAGTAGTCTCCATGTTTTTAAACTATAACAAGTCTCTGGCTCCAGTTGTCTACATCCCAATCCAGATATTTTGGAATTGACTCCCTGATCGTGGAGTCAGAGCTGAATATGAGTTGCAGATTCGGCTATTGGTTAACGTCCAACAGCCCAGCTGAAGGGAAGTTATTACACTGATCATCACtgatcaactttttttttttttaataatgtgcaCTCATGAGTTATGAAACcaggaaatgtacattaaaGGGATCAtgacatagatttttttttttgttgtttgttcagGTTCACTTATGTTAATAAAGGGCCATTATACAGAATTGGTGCAAACTGCTGTCCCACaaccaaaaaacacatttaaaaagcatttaagtaTTCAAATATTAGATGTTTACTAAGATCCTTCTATTATCTATTGAATCGCACAATAATATCAGTAagcttaatatatataaaatcatcacTTATTGGGTAGCTTTAATTGGGAGGTGGCTGTCCTGAACCCTCACCCCTAAATTTAAACTGGTGAAAATTATATCGAaatcatttttgcattttttgtttttaaaatatctatttttgattttttttttatttcaaatcatgaaactttatgtaaaaaaaaaaaaaaaaaaaaaaaaaaaaaaaaaaaaaagtgtcccgCATTTTCacgtcactaccgaaacagtgttTAGGTCCATTGTctgagactgattttaacaCACTTCTACATTTTTGATCAGGAAATATTCCTGTGTCCCTCCCTCTCTTAGCCTCTCTTTCAGAGTAGATAGGTCCATCATTTTGAGCcaaatgtgttcaaaagtctgaaaatctgtgtgtaactttaaggaacgtcactaacaaacaccttttttctgcaattaagcaaactttttttggttgttattctataaaattgagtttttacgtgtacaactgttcagaactgtgctagataaccatgtgctgattatcATCTTTGAGCTAGGCTCAAAAGTATCgaaaattgtcactaccgaaacagccACGACCAATAAAATGATTGAATAACATtcaaaaaacaatgatgtcactaccgaaacgtGTGGTGGTTTCGGTATTGACATCattgtttattaaatgttattcaataaaattcagtttttatgcgtgtacaactgttcagaactgtgcttagataaccatgtgctgattagcaTCTTTAAACTAGGCTCAAaagtatctaaaattgtcactactGAAACATGTCATCATTGTTTTGAAAGTGACAAAACGGAACACAATcatttatttgggggaaattaACTAAATTTAAGTACAGTTATGAAAATCATTAGTGTTTTAGTATGCGAGTTAAATCCTGTCATGTGATGTGGTCACTACCgacacattactgtcactactGAAAATGTGCAGTCATTACCGAAACATGGGATGTTTGGTCAAAAATGAAGTATATTGAATGATCACCTAAGATGTCATGATAGTGTTTGgtttaatgtttattcaaactaatgaatccttcactttgaaatcagttTGATAAACTTTATGCCTTTTACAAAGAAGGATTGGATTCGAAATAcgacaaatctcataaattacacttgaaatattgttaaaattgtaattgttattgatttagctgtgaaaacttttttttttaaaaagcccaaaatatatttacaaggtagatcttaataggtcaatgtaacccttcttattaaattatttattattgtgtttcggtagtgacaaatttggggagagtaaaaatatttcaaaactttctgaaaatacaatatgagaattaactgcacaattactagaaatgtgtaCCTTGGATATTATACAATATGCATAAATACAAAATGTGAGGAAAAACTCTGACTGAACCAATTCTGTAGAATGGCCCATATACAggaccggtcaaaagtttgtaagcattactatttttaatgttttagaaagaagtctcttaagcTCATCAAGCCTGCGTTTACTTGatacagtaacattgtgaaatattattacattttaaaatagtggttttctatttaatatactttataattcctgtgatcaaagctgaattttcagcatcattactccagtcttcagtgtcacatttgcCCATGTGACTCACAGATCGTGCAATACCAAAACGAgtcgtttttggagcttgattaaataagTGTTTAGTTTATAAGTTCTGAAACTTGCTTTAATGGTActatgacctcttatatgtcaaaagatcacaGCAAATTTGATTACTCATGTCATGATCCTTTTAAGAAAGTAAACAGGACCGATTCTGGTTGTACATTTACTTTTAATGCACAATTTTTATGGGTTCAGCCttttagaaaaagaaataagCCATCTCAATCGAACAGGAATGACACGTCTGTTTCATGAGTTCAGggtaaaatacatatatatcgcCTTGTGGAATGTTTCGTTAAATGTCTACTGTGGAAGTGTGACTTTCCTTTGTATCTACGgctgtatgtgagtgtgtgtctttACTCCAAGAGACAGATGAGTCACATGGACCTTGTATGGTAATATATTTAAGGTATTCTAAATTGTGGATATTTATTTGGGAAGTTAaggaaatttatttttgtatgctattagatattttttcatttcacaagcaattatatttaattattctaTGTGTTACAGACATCTAGATATCTTTAATATGACCTATATGGGTAGATCTCACAAAAACATCACCCAAAAATCAATTTGCATTAAGAAAATGAAGCACTTTTAGGAccattgagattttttttttgcattgtggcATTATTATTCAGCACAAAAATAATGCAGTGCAAGTACTTTACAATTTAAGTAATATGTATATTGTTAAGTATATTGTTTCCACATTATGATAATGAAGACAAtttttacattacagtaacGAAAAGGAAAAATGTGCCAATTTGCCATGGAAACAGTTGAACCTTAGCTAGGATAGATTTAATTTTTCATGAATAGGGATGCAAAGGGGCAAACTTTGCGGAAGCTTTCCAGAAAATGTCCGGGATGTTTCCGGAAGCTTTCCAGAAAATGTCCGGAATGTTTCCGGAAGCTTTCCAGAACATGTCCGGAATGTTTCCGGAAGCTTTCCAGAACATGTCCGGAATGTTTCCGGAAGCTTTCCAGAACATGTCCGGAATGTTTCCGGAAGCTTTCCAGAACATGTCCGGGATGTTTCCGGAAGCTTTCCAGAACATGTCCATAATGTTTCCGGAAGCTTTTCAGAAAATGTCCATAATGTTTCCGGAAGCTTTCCAGAAAATGTCCGGGATGTTTCCGGAAGCTTTCCAGAACACGTCCGGAATGTTTCCGGAA includes the following:
- the ccni2 gene encoding cyclin-I encodes the protein MKPPGEEENQRLGTLLLNTLAREMRLWRAPVLKNGCIQGSDISPPQYHEVIVWLREMSGTFKFSSETFALGVCVLNSLLATVKTRLKYLKCMAITSLILAAKINEEDEVIASVKDLLEQSRCKFSTAEILRMERVILNKLHWDLYIATPMDFIHIFHGLLMSRHPQLVWAGSQNRPCLQASLWTRQVQHCMACHQLWQFKGSILALAIITLELERLTPDWFSVFTDLLRKAQIESTEFICCKEMVDEYLTSLQLSLPTNAVYILDATSMLAFRGHDMQDGDDGDGNRKPAGRAQTADGDQDMDDFYDGLWCLYDEDTPMRTGRHGLEDMTSPCPPLQPSSSQ